In a genomic window of Pantoea agglomerans:
- a CDS encoding amidase family protein: protein MLTKRPCSLAAEVALNRHPAGLKENHHYRYERYRETLSLNAFIAYDAQRLHGEIPPAKSTSAPLFGLPFSCKDNINASGFATTAGTPGLADFLPEKDAPVVARLIEQGAVLCGKNNMHELSFGVTSCNGTWGTVGNPAHPGHLAGGSSGGCAAAVAAGACAFAVGTDTGGSVRIPASLCGLSGFRPTTGRYSSAGIVPVSHTRDTPGFIAPGVSDIVLLDAALMDETPVEPEMPRRVGFPAGFLWQGLDSAVEKRCREAVARLEEQGVEVVTIDDSHLGELNASVQFAVPFYEFFIDFPRFLLGEGLEWRFQSILDQLSDAQVRNLLQRQLQQCSVSWDDYLAGLCTTGDVRTAWQEMFSEHQLDVLLYPTVSCAVPRLTEAHNPVVFEKLVRNTDLASSAGAPSLTLPVGRAGELSIGLSVDGLPGEDRQLMRYALAVARLVQA from the coding sequence ATGCTGACTAAACGCCCTTGCTCTTTGGCTGCCGAGGTGGCCTTGAATCGTCACCCGGCAGGACTAAAAGAAAATCATCACTATCGATATGAACGCTACCGTGAAACGCTGTCGCTTAATGCATTTATTGCTTATGATGCGCAGCGTTTGCATGGTGAAATCCCACCTGCGAAGTCCACGTCCGCACCGCTTTTTGGGCTGCCTTTTTCCTGTAAAGACAATATCAACGCTAGCGGATTCGCGACCACAGCGGGTACGCCGGGACTGGCTGATTTCCTTCCTGAAAAAGATGCCCCCGTCGTTGCGCGCTTAATTGAGCAGGGTGCAGTGCTGTGCGGCAAAAATAATATGCATGAATTATCGTTTGGCGTGACTTCATGTAATGGCACCTGGGGCACGGTAGGCAATCCGGCTCATCCCGGTCATCTTGCTGGTGGCAGCAGTGGGGGCTGCGCTGCGGCTGTCGCAGCGGGTGCCTGCGCTTTCGCCGTGGGAACCGATACCGGGGGATCGGTGCGTATTCCGGCCTCGCTGTGTGGCCTGTCAGGATTCCGGCCGACCACCGGCCGCTACTCCTCTGCTGGCATTGTGCCTGTTTCCCACACCCGGGATACGCCAGGCTTTATTGCACCCGGCGTCTCCGATATCGTGCTGCTTGATGCCGCCCTTATGGACGAAACGCCGGTTGAGCCGGAGATGCCGCGCCGCGTGGGTTTTCCTGCAGGCTTTTTATGGCAGGGGCTGGATAGCGCGGTAGAGAAGCGGTGCAGGGAAGCTGTCGCCAGGCTTGAGGAGCAGGGGGTGGAAGTCGTCACCATTGATGACAGCCATCTTGGCGAACTGAATGCGTCAGTTCAGTTTGCCGTTCCGTTTTATGAATTTTTTATCGATTTCCCGCGCTTTCTGCTCGGTGAAGGGCTCGAATGGCGATTCCAGTCGATTCTGGACCAGCTGAGCGATGCCCAGGTACGTAATCTTCTTCAACGGCAGCTGCAGCAGTGCAGCGTTTCCTGGGATGACTATCTGGCCGGCCTGTGCACCACAGGCGATGTGCGCACCGCCTGGCAAGAGATGTTTTCTGAACATCAGCTTGATGTTTTACTTTACCCAACCGTGAGCTGTGCCGTGCCGCGCCTGACGGAAGCGCATAATCCTGTTGTTTTTGAAAAACTGGTGCGCAATACGGATCTCGCCAGCAGTGCCGGCGCCCCCAGCCTGACTTTGCCGGTGGGCAGAGCAGGTGAACTCTCTATTGGTCTTTCTGTGGATGGTCTGCCAGGAGAGGATCGCCAGCTAATGCGTTATGCTCTGGCGGTCGCTCGCCTGGTGCAGGCTTAA
- a CDS encoding Exc2 family lipoprotein, whose protein sequence is MKLFRWHFCTMLAASLLLTACAGQQSSAERNASHAVAKLSSIHFDPNTRPLRADNYRWMTTFLRQFYDQGKKDRANSLTQVQAEQRVKAFSECPTGPFRPEAQTSHIVSQVYSADRPKEQSQILLESATATYWDGYYGRP, encoded by the coding sequence ATGAAACTATTTAGATGGCATTTTTGCACCATGCTTGCCGCTTCGCTGCTGCTGACGGCCTGTGCCGGACAGCAGAGCAGCGCCGAACGCAACGCCAGCCATGCCGTTGCGAAACTCTCCAGCATTCACTTCGATCCCAATACGCGTCCGCTCCGGGCGGATAATTACCGCTGGATGACGACGTTTCTGCGGCAGTTTTACGATCAGGGTAAAAAAGACCGGGCAAACAGCCTGACGCAGGTGCAGGCTGAACAGCGCGTTAAAGCATTTAGCGAATGTCCGACGGGACCTTTCAGACCAGAGGCGCAGACCAGCCACATAGTTTCGCAGGTTTACAGCGCTGATCGTCCAAAGGAACAGAGTCAGATTTTGCTGGAGAGCGCCACCGCGACATACTGGGATGGTTATTACGGACGGCCGTAA
- a CDS encoding carbohydrate porin produces MKKRLSLRITFLAALFIPGAQLHAGNSEWNGIVLGFEPPGAGLAGDMAGIRPLLQELGFNYNLNYLNEFAYNVAGGYDRREHLAYIDQFALTFVQDLEQFTGIPDAKIEGNIVNRNHDDNLTTRRIQDMRVNMVDSAQESHGTGSVTRLGWLTFSRSFDDRRLQWRIGMMNKVQTFDQTTPCDFQLLTLCGGKSANSFFWSNWNIHTWGTTLDYKITPDVTFKTGIFEQNPRATERSHAWSGSTKGSKGFILPIELEWKTTINALPGIYSVGTQFTNAVQYDLYSGKSKKEGLTDPEGYKPYNRTWFMWASANQQITRKENDASRGMSLGWNIGVSDRRSNFLHLVTAASLRYRGLFDARPEDWIGLGVSYTDISHHYSRNQRAKNVLSGINEYSHAFYHPIPGHAVNAELYYRFRPVSWLELQPGIQYWHRPGGLRETQDAWVGEFKTSVTF; encoded by the coding sequence ATGAAGAAAAGACTCTCTTTGCGCATTACCTTTCTTGCCGCGCTTTTTATACCTGGCGCACAGCTTCACGCGGGAAATAGCGAATGGAATGGCATCGTATTAGGTTTTGAGCCCCCGGGAGCGGGTTTAGCCGGCGACATGGCAGGCATTCGTCCGTTACTTCAGGAACTTGGGTTTAATTATAACCTCAATTACCTGAATGAATTCGCCTATAATGTTGCTGGCGGTTACGATCGGCGTGAGCATCTGGCTTATATCGACCAGTTTGCGCTAACCTTTGTTCAGGATCTGGAACAATTTACGGGGATTCCTGATGCCAAAATAGAAGGCAATATTGTTAACCGAAACCACGATGATAATTTAACAACCAGACGTATTCAGGATATGAGAGTCAATATGGTTGACTCCGCTCAGGAAAGCCATGGCACAGGATCAGTTACGCGTCTTGGCTGGCTTACCTTTAGCCGCTCTTTTGACGATCGCCGTCTGCAATGGCGAATCGGCATGATGAATAAGGTGCAGACATTCGATCAGACCACACCCTGCGATTTTCAGTTGTTGACGCTATGCGGAGGAAAATCAGCTAACTCTTTTTTCTGGAGCAACTGGAACATCCATACGTGGGGCACCACGCTGGATTATAAAATTACGCCAGACGTTACCTTCAAAACCGGTATTTTCGAGCAAAATCCTCGTGCCACCGAGCGCAGCCATGCATGGAGCGGTTCAACAAAAGGCAGCAAAGGTTTTATACTGCCGATAGAGCTGGAATGGAAGACCACTATCAACGCCCTGCCCGGCATTTATAGTGTCGGGACGCAATTCACAAATGCTGTCCAGTACGACCTCTATAGTGGAAAGTCGAAAAAGGAAGGATTAACCGATCCTGAAGGCTATAAGCCCTATAATCGCACCTGGTTTATGTGGGCAAGCGCCAACCAGCAAATCACCCGTAAAGAGAATGATGCCAGCCGCGGCATGAGTCTGGGCTGGAATATTGGCGTAAGCGATCGTCGCAGCAACTTTTTACATCTGGTCACCGCAGCCTCTTTACGCTACCGGGGACTATTTGATGCCAGACCGGAAGACTGGATTGGGCTTGGCGTCAGTTATACCGATATCAGCCATCATTACAGCCGTAATCAACGCGCCAAAAACGTGCTTTCCGGGATTAATGAATACAGCCATGCCTTTTATCATCCCATTCCAGGGCATGCTGTTAATGCAGAGCTTTATTATCGTTTCCGTCCGGTAAGCTGGCTTGAGCTTCAGCCAGGCATTCAATACTGGCACCGCCCAGGAGGATTAAGGGAAACGCAGGATGCATGGGTTGGAGAGTTTAAGACCAGCGTGACCTTTTAA
- a CDS encoding hemagglutinin repeat-containing protein gives MSLNAGGNLGASIGAGSDGYDISVRAGVNAGKGYKNGNGLTHTDPTLNAGNYPDLTAAVTTG, from the coding sequence GTGTCTTTGAATGCAGGCGGTAACCTCGGCGCCAGCATCGGCGCCGGTTCGGACGGCTACGACATTAGCGTCCGGGCCGGCGTCAATGCCGGTAAGGGATATAAGAACGGCAACGGTCTGACCCATACTGACCCCACCCTGAATGCGGGCAACTATCCTGACCTGACAGCGGCCGTGACGACTGGCTGA
- a CDS encoding aromatic amino acid transporter produces MTEIALTQRQPSVWWGAMIICGTVVGAGMFTLPVVMAGAWFGWSLLILLVSWGCMLLSGLMFQQASRYFPLGAGYDTLTRSLLGRRWAALNGLSILFVLGILTYAYISASGPVYQHSLNSAGLPVSVAGAKVLLTLCVAIVVWLGTKGVSRIMTFCVLAKLLLLVTVFGGLLTQVNLLTLADAGSGEGGYWPYAFGVLPFCLASFGYHGNITGLISYYGGEQKQVRRALVVGTLMSLVIYLFWITGTMGNLPRASFPAVVAAGGDIAALLAALRDRLHVGALNFMMTLFSHFAVIASFLGVTAGLFDFIADRLKLGDTPLARFEVALLTFLPALAASLWFPDGFLAAIGFAGLFATLWAVIVPALLYIKARRRFAKQERAGARGSLAAMVVITFGVLNILAWTLSWLDMLPTFSG; encoded by the coding sequence ATGACAGAAATAGCATTAACCCAGCGTCAGCCTTCAGTATGGTGGGGCGCGATGATTATCTGCGGGACGGTGGTAGGCGCAGGGATGTTTACGCTGCCTGTGGTGATGGCCGGCGCCTGGTTCGGCTGGTCGCTGCTGATACTGCTGGTTAGCTGGGGATGTATGCTGCTGTCGGGGCTGATGTTCCAGCAGGCAAGCCGCTATTTTCCGCTCGGTGCCGGCTACGATACCTTAACCCGCTCGCTGTTAGGGCGCCGGTGGGCTGCGCTAAACGGCCTGAGCATCCTTTTTGTACTGGGCATTCTGACCTACGCCTATATTTCGGCCAGCGGGCCGGTCTATCAGCACTCGCTCAATAGCGCCGGTTTGCCTGTCTCTGTCGCGGGCGCGAAAGTGCTGCTGACGCTGTGCGTCGCCATCGTCGTCTGGCTGGGGACAAAGGGGGTCAGCAGGATCATGACCTTTTGCGTGCTGGCCAAACTTTTGCTGCTGGTGACGGTCTTCGGTGGCCTGCTCACGCAGGTCAATCTGCTTACGCTTGCCGACGCGGGAAGCGGCGAGGGCGGCTACTGGCCCTATGCGTTTGGCGTCCTGCCATTCTGCCTCGCCTCGTTCGGCTATCACGGCAATATTACCGGCCTGATAAGCTACTATGGCGGCGAGCAGAAGCAGGTCAGGCGCGCGCTGGTGGTTGGCACGCTGATGTCACTGGTTATCTATCTGTTCTGGATTACCGGTACCATGGGCAATCTGCCGCGCGCCTCGTTTCCCGCCGTGGTGGCAGCTGGCGGGGATATCGCCGCGCTGCTCGCCGCCTTACGCGATCGGCTGCATGTCGGCGCGCTGAACTTTATGATGACGCTGTTTTCCCATTTCGCGGTGATCGCCTCGTTTTTAGGGGTAACGGCTGGTCTGTTTGACTTTATCGCTGACCGCCTGAAGCTGGGCGATACGCCGCTGGCGCGCTTTGAGGTGGCTTTGCTGACCTTTTTACCCGCCCTGGCCGCCTCACTATGGTTTCCCGACGGCTTCCTCGCCGCTATCGGCTTTGCCGGTCTTTTCGCTACGCTCTGGGCGGTCATTGTCCCCGCCTTACTCTATATCAAAGCGCGGAGACGCTTCGCTAAGCAGGAAAGAGCAGGGGCGCGGGGATCCCTTGCGGCGATGGTAGTTATAACCTTTGGCGTACTGAATATTCTGGCCTGGACGCTGAGCTGGCTCGATATGTTGCCAACGTTCAGCGGATAG
- a CDS encoding glycosyltransferase family 9 protein gives MSKHLEISIPGGRFKRIRKWNRRRNYFFKEVKLNIRIYIAKLIWDKRKKSSFVSKEIKTILLLRNEGTVGDVVVSTPLVKCLYEAGYTVDLLLTTSSSVAMKYNPCVRNVYEAGDCNTEVFLKSFSHTLAESTLRTLNENKYDLVIDLCLFDTPVHRMKLFREIQAKFVLGFNKWDCINHYSKSISFDNGKEHVTKGISLVAQSLGLDLKNRHCYDLHIPNEIASEVKEYLCQWEGKLKIIINIFTGSPERNLSKEQLSRTIEMINEQSDNTVFIVLDHRKELDMFFPDNVFINPFNSLHHVMELIRRVDLVISPDTSIVHISAAWKTPLICVYKNVTDNNDLWAPGYKEASQIIVNTRRISDVENVPELIVNEMRTRGVFEN, from the coding sequence GAAGTGGAACAGAAGAAGAAATTATTTCTTCAAGGAAGTAAAGCTAAACATCAGAATTTATATTGCAAAGCTTATCTGGGATAAGCGTAAAAAAAGTTCTTTTGTCAGCAAAGAAATCAAAACGATACTGCTCCTTCGCAATGAAGGAACAGTTGGAGATGTTGTCGTTTCAACGCCGCTAGTTAAGTGCCTGTATGAGGCGGGTTATACGGTTGATTTACTGCTGACAACGTCAAGCAGCGTAGCTATGAAATACAATCCCTGTGTCAGGAATGTCTACGAAGCCGGGGACTGTAACACTGAGGTTTTCCTGAAGAGCTTTAGTCACACCCTGGCTGAATCAACCCTAAGAACGCTGAATGAAAATAAATATGACCTGGTGATTGACCTTTGTTTGTTCGATACCCCTGTGCACAGGATGAAGCTTTTTCGAGAGATACAGGCAAAGTTTGTTCTCGGATTTAACAAATGGGACTGCATCAATCACTACAGTAAATCCATTTCATTTGATAATGGTAAGGAGCATGTGACAAAGGGTATTTCTTTGGTGGCCCAAAGCCTGGGTCTTGATCTTAAAAACCGCCATTGTTACGACCTGCACATTCCCAATGAGATTGCTTCTGAAGTGAAAGAATATCTATGTCAGTGGGAAGGGAAGCTTAAGATCATAATTAACATTTTCACTGGAAGTCCTGAAAGGAATCTGTCAAAAGAGCAATTATCTCGGACGATTGAGATGATTAACGAACAGTCTGACAACACAGTCTTTATCGTTCTTGACCACAGGAAAGAGCTGGATATGTTTTTTCCCGATAACGTTTTTATCAATCCATTTAACTCACTGCATCACGTTATGGAACTTATCAGAAGAGTTGATCTGGTTATCTCTCCAGATACGTCGATTGTACATATCTCTGCTGCATGGAAAACACCACTCATCTGCGTTTATAAAAATGTAACTGACAATAATGATTTGTGGGCACCAGGTTATAAAGAAGCGAGTCAGATCATTGTTAACACAAGAAGAATATCTGATGTAGAAAACGTTCCTGAGCTTATAGTGAACGAGATGCGAACAAGAGGGGTGTTTGAAAATTGA
- a CDS encoding NAD(P)/FAD-dependent oxidoreductase encodes MTSPSHENGAAQAFPYIDTLFDYGDFLARAASLGGIGQCPERERAPRVAIIGAGLSGLIAARELLRAGIRHVTLFEAEQGGYGGRLLSQRFDPSMPHYIAEMGAMRFPPTEVGLFHYLNHFAIDTASVFPDPGIVDTEIHYQGEAFAWRAGEPPPALFQKVDRGWRAFIKEGVTLDNGRVLVAPASITQALKAGRLADAKEAWQCYLDVFSDSCFYSALVRIFTGKNPPGGEPWLKPTDFALFGSLGIGSGGFQPVFRAAFMEIMRLVVNGLEEDQRLVPAGIATLTNRMGEERIAGQMLSDRILYQKVTAIEERDDKRFDVVTAEGGATQFDRVIVTVSTRAMQIALKLSQRPQWLSPEVSRAINETHLIGSSKLFLLTREKFWLKETLPHTILTDTLAKGVYCLDYQPDDPEGHGVVLISYTWEDDSHKLVTLKDKQARLARLVEELSQTAPEFARHLVPMDNDPKFILEYDWLTHPLAMGAFKLNYPGDDRYSEALFFQFQSAASADTDKGIYLAGCSCSFTGGWAEGAVQTGINAACAAIASLGGTLISRNPLHAMARHFHY; translated from the coding sequence ATGACATCTCCATCACATGAAAACGGGGCGGCGCAGGCTTTTCCCTATATTGATACGCTGTTTGATTACGGTGATTTTCTTGCGCGAGCGGCGTCGCTGGGGGGTATTGGCCAGTGTCCAGAGCGTGAGCGCGCGCCTCGCGTCGCAATTATCGGTGCTGGCTTAAGCGGGTTAATCGCCGCGCGTGAGTTGCTTCGGGCGGGGATCCGCCACGTCACGCTGTTTGAAGCTGAGCAGGGCGGCTATGGTGGACGCCTGCTCAGCCAGCGCTTTGATCCTTCAATGCCGCACTATATTGCTGAAATGGGCGCTATGCGCTTTCCTCCCACAGAGGTTGGGCTATTTCACTATTTAAACCATTTCGCTATCGATACCGCTTCGGTTTTTCCCGATCCTGGCATTGTCGATACCGAAATCCACTACCAGGGAGAGGCATTTGCCTGGCGTGCCGGCGAGCCGCCGCCAGCGCTGTTTCAGAAAGTCGATCGCGGATGGCGCGCCTTTATAAAAGAGGGCGTTACCCTGGATAACGGCAGGGTACTGGTTGCGCCAGCCTCTATCACGCAGGCGCTGAAAGCGGGAAGGCTCGCGGACGCAAAAGAGGCATGGCAATGTTATCTGGATGTGTTTAGCGACAGCTGTTTTTACTCTGCGCTGGTACGCATTTTCACCGGCAAAAACCCGCCCGGCGGAGAGCCCTGGCTTAAACCCACCGATTTTGCCCTGTTTGGATCGCTTGGCATTGGTTCCGGTGGTTTTCAGCCCGTTTTTCGTGCGGCCTTCATGGAGATCATGCGGCTGGTGGTCAATGGCCTGGAAGAGGATCAGCGGCTGGTGCCCGCCGGTATTGCCACGCTCACTAACCGCATGGGCGAGGAGCGTATCGCCGGTCAGATGCTGTCAGACCGCATCCTGTATCAAAAAGTTACCGCCATCGAGGAGCGTGACGATAAGCGGTTCGACGTGGTGACCGCCGAGGGCGGCGCTACCCAGTTTGACCGGGTCATTGTTACGGTATCAACGCGTGCGATGCAGATCGCTCTGAAGCTCTCTCAGCGCCCGCAGTGGCTGTCGCCAGAGGTCTCGCGAGCGATAAATGAGACGCATCTTATCGGTTCATCGAAACTTTTCTTGCTCACCAGGGAGAAGTTTTGGCTGAAGGAGACGCTGCCGCACACCATTCTCACCGATACGCTCGCAAAAGGGGTCTACTGCCTTGACTACCAGCCAGACGATCCTGAGGGGCACGGCGTCGTACTGATCAGCTATACGTGGGAAGATGATTCGCACAAGCTGGTCACGCTTAAAGATAAACAGGCACGCCTGGCAAGGCTGGTAGAGGAGCTGAGCCAGACCGCGCCAGAGTTTGCCCGCCACCTTGTTCCTATGGATAACGATCCCAAATTTATTCTGGAGTATGACTGGCTTACTCACCCTCTCGCGATGGGGGCGTTCAAACTGAACTATCCGGGTGACGACCGTTATTCAGAAGCGCTTTTTTTCCAGTTCCAGAGCGCGGCGAGTGCTGACACCGATAAAGGGATATACCTCGCAGGATGCAGCTGTTCCTTTACCGGAGGTTGGGCGGAAGGGGCCGTACAGACGGGGATCAATGCGGCCTGCGCCGCTATCGCTAGTCTGGGGGGGACGTTGATATCCCGTAATCCGCTGCACGCTATGGCGCGCCATTTTCACTACTGA